From the genome of uncultured Bacteroides sp.:
CCACAGAACATCCATACGGCAATTCCAATAACAAGAATTCCTGTAAAAGATGCGATGATTATTTTCTTTTTCTTGTTCATATGCTGATTTTTTAATTATTCAATGATAATTCTTCTCCTTGATAGAAGTTTAATAGTTTGGTGTTGAGTATGGTCATATATTTAGCCTGCAAAACTTCTTGTTGCGCACTAAGTAGGTTGTTCTTCTCGGTCAGTAGTTCTACGGTATTTTTCATACCTAGATTGAATTGTTCGCTAACTAATTCATAGCTGGTTTGAGTGGATTGTAACTTTTCCTTTGCAGCCTTGAATTTAGTCTGAGAAGAAACTGCATCAAGATAAATAGTCTCAATTGTTTTAAAAAGAGTTTTTTGTTCGTCGAGTTCACTTAACTCACTGGTTAATACTTTTAATTTAGCCTTTTGAACAGCACTTTTTGTCTGGCGGTTATTAAAAATAGGCACACTGATTGAAAGTCCTATCGAATTGTTCCATCCGTTTTTAACCTGTTCACCAAATGTGAAGTCTGTTCCGGTTGTGTGGCTTGTTCCTATGCCTGCACTCAAGCTAAGAGTTGGCATATATCCAGCTTTTGCAATATTAACATTTAAATTAGCAGTCTTTGTGCTTAATTTACTGCTCTCAATTTCCGGCATAATAGCAAGCGCTGTACTGTAAACCTGCATTTTATCTGGTAATGGAAGTAAAGCCGAATTATTATCTAATTCGGGAAGAACAAGATCCATTTCTTTGTTTCCATCTAGTTCCAACAATTGCTTTAATTGTAACTTGTAATCATTTAAAGTAGTTTCTGATAGCACTAACTGATACTTGTCTGTGCTGTATTGTGATTCCAGCTGTGCTAAATCAGCTTTTGATATTGATCCTGCTTTAAGCATCTCTTTGGCACGATTTAATTGGGCTAACGAAACATTAACAGTGCTTTGGTTCGTTTTTACAGATTCATAAGCATACAAAATCTGGATATAATTCTGTGTAATAGCTATCTGAATGTTATTTTCTGCTTGATCAATAGCTAATTCCTGAATACGTTCCTGAATGCCCGATTGGGTGATTGTCTTTGTACGCTTACCTCCATCGTAAACAGTTAATGAGGAGTTAAGTCCATAATTCCCGTTGTAACTGCTTCTATTCCCAGTTCCGGTATTGTTAAGCGGAGTAGTTACAAGGTTGTGACTACTTGAAAATGATAGAGAAGGAAACATAGCTGCACGGGCAGTTTTTGTATCTTCCTTGCTTTCATCAAAAGCTATTTTGCTTTTCTTGATTTGAATGTTTTGCTCCATTGCATATTTTATGCAAGTAGCCAAATCCCATTTTTTTTGTTGTTCTTGCGAAAATATTATCTGTGAAACGAACAAAAAAAGAAAAAACATTATAAATTTACATTTATTCATAATTAAACTCATTAGTGATGAGCAAATGTATGGGTGGGTTTTGAAAAATGAAATAAATATCTACAAATGAGGTGATTATCTTGACAGAGGTTCTGTTTTTATCGATTATTTACCTTCATTTGTTGTGTTAAATTAGTTGTGATATGGTTAAAAGAAATTGTATGGTTCGCATTTTTTACTTTTATTTGGAGGGGTTTCGCTCTATGACTTTAGGAAAAACTTTGTGGGCAATTATAATAATCAAGCTTTTCATCTTGTTTTTTATTTTAAAATTGTTTTTCTTTCCAAACTTTCTTGGAAAGCAGAAAACAGAAGAGCAGAAACAAAATTATGTGGGAAATGAATTAATAAATAGGGCACGACCTTAAAAAAATATGTAATATGATAGAAAGTATAGACGTCTCTTTAATTGATTGGTCGAGAGCGCAGTTTGCTCTTACCGCTATGTATCATTGGCTTTTTGTTCCGCTTACACTTGGATTAGCGGTAATTATGGGCATTATGGAAACCTTGTATTATAAAACAGGTAAGGAGTTCTGGCAAAAAACTGCTAAGTTCTGGATGAAACTGTTTGGTATCAATTTTGCGATTGGTGTGGCAACCGGCATAATCCTTGAATTTGAGTTTGGAACCAATTGGAGTAACTATTCCTGGTTTGTGGGAGATATTTTTGGTGCTCCGCTAGCTATTGAAGGGATATTAGCCTTTTTTATGGAGTCTACCTTTATTGCTGTGATGTTCTTTGGATGGAACAAGGTAAGTAAGGGCTTTCACTTAGCTTCTACCTGGCTTACAGGAATTGGAGCAACTCTTTCTGCCTGGTGGATTCTGGTTGCAAATGCATGGATGCAGAATCCTGTAGGTATGACATTTAATCCGGATACGGTTCGTAATGAAATGATGGATTTCTTTGCCGTAGCCTTTTCTCCGGTAGCTCTCAGTAAATTCCTTCATAGCGTACTCTCAGGCTGGATATTGGGAGCGATTTTTGTAGTTGGCATCAGTGCATGGTTTCTGCTGAAAAAGCGCCATCACGAATTTGCTATTGCCAGTATGAAAATTAGTGCAATTGTAGGTCTGGTTGCTTCTTTACTTGTTGCCTGGACAGGTGATAGCTCTGCTTATCTGGTGGCACAAACTCAGCCAATGAAGCTGGCGGCCATGGAAGGTTTCTATGATGGACAAAATGGTGCTCCTCTTGTAGCTGCAGGGGTATTAAATCCCAATAAGGAAACATATAATGATGGTGTACGTCCTTTTATTGTTGATATAAAAATGCCCAAGGTGCTCTCTTTTCTTGCTACGAGGGATTTGAATGCTTATGTTCCCGGCATTAAGAATATTATAGAAGGGGGGTATAAATTAAGCGATGGAACAACAGCTATATCTGCTGCTGATAAGATTGCTATGGGTAAAACGGCAATTTCTGCCTTAGGTGCATATCGGGCAGCCATGAAAGCAGGAAATAAGGAAGACGCAATGTTTTGCCGTAAAGTACTAAAAGATAATATACAATACTTCGGATATGGATATATTAAAGATGTGAATGAACTGATTCCTAATGTAACGCTTACGTTCTATGCATTTCGTATTATGGTGATACTGGGCGGTTATTTTATATTATTCTTTGCATTGGTTCTTTTCTTTGCATATAGAAAAAATCTGGCTGAAATGAAATGGATGCATTGGATTTCTATACTTACCATTCCTTTGGGATATATTGCAGGACAAGCGGGATGGGTAGTTGCAGAAGTCGGTCGTCAGCCATGGGCTATTCAGGATATGCTTCCTACGTCTGCATCAATATCCAAGCTGGATGTTGGTTCGGTGCAGACAACCTTCTTTATATTCCTGTTCTTGTTTACTGTGATGCTGATTGCAGAAATAGGTATTATGCTTAAGGAAATTAAAAAAGGTCCGGAGGCTTGATGAAGTTTTATTAAAACAGATAAATAATAGAAGGATATTATGAATACAACTTATATATTTTTACAGCAATATTGGTGGTTTATCATCTCTCTTTTGGGAGCATTGCTGGTCTTTCTGCTTTTTGTTCAGGGAGGAAATTCGTTACTCTTTCAAGTTGCTAAAACAGATGAACAACGAAAGTTACTGGTAAATTCAACCGGACGTAAATGGGAGTTTACTTTTACCACACTGGTTACTTTCGGTGGAGCATTCTTTGCTTCGTTTCCTTTATTCTATAGTACTAGCTTTGGTGGTGCCTATTGGTTATGGATGATTATTCTTTTCAGCTTTATTTTGCAGGCTGTCTCTTATGAGTTTCAGTCTAAAGCAGGGAACTTACTTGGGAAAAAGACTTATCAGATATTTCTTGTGATAAATGGAGTAGTAGGTCCTGTTCTTTTAGGCGGAGCTGTAGCTACATTCTTCACCGGATCTAACTTCTATATCAATAAAGATAATATGGCAGATCAGCTGATGCCGGTTATTTCTTCCTGGACAAATGGTTCTCATGGACTGGATGCATTACTTAATTTGTGGAATGTATGCCTTGGATTGGCTGTGTTTTTCCTTGCCCGTGTTTTAGGTTTGCTATATTTTACCAATAATATAGATGATAAGGAATTAAATCCAAGGTTTCATAAGGCGTTACTTCCCAATGCTCTTTTGTTTTTGGTATTCTTCCTTGCTTTTGCTGTTTATGTTTTGCTGAAGGATGGCTTTGCTGTTAATCCGCAAACAAGAATGATTGTGATGGAGCCATATAAATACCTGACTAACTTTATTGAGTTGCCGGCTGTACTGATCTCTTTTCTTGCAGGGGTTGTTCTGGTTCTCTTTGGAATTATTAAATCCTTTTTTGACAGTAAATTTAAGAGTGGGATATGGTTTACGGGTTTTGGTACGGTGTTGACCGTTTTGGCTTTGTTTCTTTGTGCGGGACTAAATAACACTGCTTACTATCCTTCGAATGCCGATTTGCAGAGCTCTCTGACTTTAGCAAATAGTTCTTCGAGCCTTTTCACATTGAAAACTATGGCTTTCGTCACAATTTTAGTGCCATTCGTCGTAGCATATATATTTTATGCATGGCGTGCTATTGATAATAAGAAGATCGATTCTCAGGAATTGAAAGAAGAAGATCACTCTTATTGATAGAGAAGCTTGTTTTTACGAAATTATTGCTGTTTATACTCTATACAGAGGCTATGAATAAAGTTTGTAGCCTCTTTTTTTATTGGGGTAAAAGATATAAAAAAGGATACTTGAGTTATATGCAAAAAAAAAGGAGTCACGCCTGACTCCAACCTTTGTTAACCTTAAATCTAATACTATGAAAAACACACTGCAAAGATACGGCTTTTTGCTATATCTCCAAATGTTTTCATAAGAAATGTATGTTCTATAACATGAATTAATATTTTGCTGTTCTAAATGTTTAATTATGCAAAAGGATTGAGTAAAGTGAGTACTAGTTTTTTTAGCTTATAGATTCTTGAAGAAGAAGAGTATCGTATACTCTCCTTTAAAACTTGAGAGGTGTATTGTTAGGTTTTACAACTGCCCAACTAACTTTATTTTTTTCTTCTTTAAAACGTGCAAAGGCGTATCGTTCGGTTTTAAACTGCACAATCTAACTCTATTCTTCTCATCTATAAAACGTGTAAAAGTGAATTATTAGGTTTACATCTGCACCTTCAACTCTATTCTTTTCTCTTTTAAAACGAGCAAAGGCGTAGCGTTAGCTTTTCAACTGCAACAACTAACTTTATTCTTTTCTTCTTTAAAACCTATAGAGGTAAATTATTAGGTTCTACAACTGTGCCAATCAACTCTATTGCTCTTATTTTTAAGATATGTAGAGGTTTATTAGGTTTATCAAATGCGCCAAACAGCTTTACTCTTCTCATCTTTAAAACATGTAGAGGTGTATCCTTAATTTTTTGTGCAGCAAAGATTCGTTATTCAACTTAAAAATGTAATACCTTTGCGGAACTTTATTTAGAATTGTATTACCCTTATTGTTGGGGTTAATACTTTATTTATATGATTAATTGACGTAATGGAAAATATAGAGTATTTTGATAAGTATGAAGAAAGGCTGACCGAGTTATTGGTGCAGCAATGTACTGCTTTGGGAATGATGGATGGACAACTTCTTGCAGCAGAGGAATTGGAAGATAAGTGGAAAGAGATGGCGCCAGAGTATATGGTGAATGCTGTTCCTCAAATTCAGGAATATCCTACCGTATCTGTAGCCTGGGCTGGTTATATAGGTCTGGGAATTGCTGTTCTTTGGGATAAAGACTGGGAGAAGTACAAAGATAACTCAGCTTTATACAAAGTTTTTGTTGAACCACGTGGTTTCGATTGTATGGACGAATATATAATGGAAGAACTACTTGGCATCGGTCTGGATTCTAATGAATATAAAGAAATAGAGGCAGTGATGCGCAGTTGTGGTAAAACGGCTGTTGGCATGATTAGAAAGGAAGATATAGAACCTCAAAGCCCTGATGCTTTTTATGTGTTTGCCCGTTCGGTGAAAGTGTTATTTAAAGTGGGAGTATCCATTGCTTTGAAACGTTTGGGATATAAGTACCAGAAAGTAACAGTAGATAAAAAGCTTGATTGCTAAATTAAGGCTTTATTGTAAATAGGGGCAGGCTAAATTATTGTCTGCCTTACTTATACGCAAAAAAAAAGGAGTCACGCCTGACTCCAACCTTTGTTAACCTTAAATCTAATACTATGAAAAACACATTGCAAAGGTACAGGTTTTTGCTGTATCTCCAAATGTTTTCATTGAAATTATGTGTTTTATAACATGAATTAATATTTTGTATTCTAAATTGTTTAATTATGCAAAATGGTGAGTACAAGTAAAATTTGATTTTTAAATAGATGATTACCTGCTTTTCTCCTATTATAGATAAAGATACTACCCGCATTGTTGTGGGGACAATGCCTAGTGTAGATTCACTTCGCTTCGGCGAATATTATGGAAACTCCCGAAATCAGTTCTGGAAAATACTTTTTGCTGTTTTTGAGGGCGGGCGTGTTCCGGCGGATTACGAAGATAAAGTAGCAACTGCTCATCGACATGGAATAGGTTTGTGGGATATTCTGGCTTCCTGTAAGAGGGAGGGGAGTTTGGATAGTAATATTAAAGAAGAATCGCTCAATGATTTTCCGGCGCTGCTTAAAGAACATTCTAATGTGAAAATGCTTATTTTTAACGGACAGAATAGTTATAAGTACTTTATGAAGGCTTACGGACAACTGCCTGGCATTGAATACCGGGTGATGCCTTCAACCAGTCCGGCCAATGCAATGAAGAATTTTGAAGCCAAACAAAAAGAGTGGGAGGTAGCGTTAGTCTCTTAATATGGATTTGAATGTATAATATTGATTAATATACTGAAGCTGTTTTTCTAGCCGATAACCAAAGCATGTACTTATTTGTTTTATATATGGATCAGTAATGAATTCATGTGTGAGAGTAAATTGGGTAAACTAGATTTTAAAAATGAGCATCATGAAGAGAAAAGCAGTTTTATCATTCCTATTATTTACAGTGTTCGCTTTATGCGTTGCTGTAAGTTGTACTGATGAAGACGATCCGTATTACAGTTCCAAAAGGCAGCTTTTAGGCAAATGGGAGCTTGTGGCTTTTGGTAATTCCTGGAATAATATGATTGTTGTGCAAAAACCGGGAGGATATTATGAATATCTGTCCGATAATACCATCAGACATTTTTCTTATGAAACACAAAAGTACGATTCCGTAAAGTCTACGTATTATATGGATTCCCTGTTGCATGTAGGCTCTATTGCGTATAAGTACAGTTTTCATGAGGATAAAATGGATTTGTTGATTACCAATGTTCTGGCTGAGTTTAATAACTTCAGGTACAAACGGGTAAAATAAGTGTTCTGAAAGAAATGGTTTTTATAAGTTTGATTATTAACAATTAGAGAAAATAAACATTTATGATATCCAAATATTAAACTATGTTATTGAACACGTTTTTCTTTGGGAAATATTTGGAGATAGAACAAAAAGTCGTACATTTGCAGTGTGTTTTTCATAGTATTAGATTTAAGGTTAACAAAGGTTGGAGTCAGGCGTGACTCCTTTTTTTTTGCCCGTACCTCAAGGCTTTTTTTGTTTAGAAGTTCATGTTTTCGCCTGTGCAGCTAATTTGTTTCTGTTAAGACTGTAATATAGCTTCTATTGTTAGGCTGAATAAAAACTATGTTTTAAACAAAAAAAGTCGTTTCAATCAAGATAAACTTTGCTTTTGACAAGTGGAAATTTAATTTGTTCAAGGAAAAACAGCTTTCTAAAGAAAGGAATTATTTAATTCAAATAAGATAAACTGTGCTTTAAACCAGGAAAAAGTAGCTTCAATCAAGATGAACTTCGCTATAAACCAAGAAAAACTTTAATTCTCCCAATAAAAACTTTGCTTTAATCAAGATAAACTTGAATAATTGGATTATCTCTTCATTTGCTTTTCGTTATTTCTTTGTATTTTTACCGCCGTAACATTAATAACTTAAGATTATGTTTTCAGGAATCATTGAAGAATATGCAGAAGTAGTTGCTGTGGTTAAAGACCGCGAGAACCTACACATTACAATGAATTGCTCGTTCGTAAACGAACTTAAAATAGATCAGAGCGTGTCTCACAACGGGGTTTGCCTTACTGTAGTAAGCAAAACAGATGACACATATACTGTAACAGCCATGAAGGAAACTATCGATCGTTCAAACATCGGACTGTTTAAAGCGGGCGATAAGGTTAATGTGGAAAGAAGTATGATGATGAACGGACGTCTTGATGGACATATTGTTCAGGGACACGTGGATCAAACTGCAACTTGTGTGGCTGTTGATGAAGTCGGCGGAAGCTGGACTTACACTTTTAAGTATGCTTTCGATAAGGAGATGGCAAAGCGTGGCTATATCACGGTAGATAAAGGTTCGGTTACGGTGAATGGCGTGAGCCTCACGGTTTGTAATCCTACAGAAGATACTTTCCAGGTAAACATCATTCCTTATACTTACGAATATACTAACTTCCATACTTTTGAGGTTGGCACAATCGTTAATCTGGAGTTTGATATTATTGGAAAATATATCAGCCGGATGATTCAATACAAGTAATTCTTAGAATCAATTTGTAATGAAAGACTTTCTGGAATTAGTCAAAGCGCGTCAAAGCGACAGGGCTTATGATATGACACGCGATGTTGAGCCCGAAAAACTTGAGCGCGTACTCGAAGCTGCCCGCCTGGCTCCTTCGGCATGCAATGCTCAGCCCTGGAAATTCGTGGCAATTACTGATAAGGAGCTCTCTAAAGAAGTGGGGAAAGCTACCGCCGGACTGGGGATGAACAAGTTTGCCAAAGAGGCTCCGGTGCAGATTCTTGTAGTGGAAGAGTCGGCTAATATTAGCTCTTTGCTGGGTGGAAAAGTGAAAGACAAGCATTTCCCACTCATTGATGTGGGAATAGCTGCAGCGCATATTACACTGGCTGCCGAAAGTGAAGGGTTGGGATCGTGTATATTGGGCTGGTTTGACGAAAAAAAAATCAAATCGCTTACAGGTATTCCCGCCGGAAAACGCTTGCTACTTGTTATTACCATCGGGTATTCTGCTAAACCCAAAAGACCAAAACTGCGTAAAGAGAAATCTAAAGTTATCTCTTTTAATAAGTACTAGGAGTCTTTTCAAATACTACTAAATAAAATAATCGTTTGATGTACATCTAAGTCTATTTTTGATGTATATCAAACGATTCTTTAGATATACATCAAAAGGGTGCTTTGATGTACATCAAACAAAAAATCTTTCACCGGATCTTTGCTTATTTCTCTAGTTTAAATCCAACTTTTGCTCCGTCGTATGAATTAAGTAAGGCTGCAAGTGTTTTGATACTGGTTTTTGAGCTGGTTTTACTTAGATAAGTCACTAGCTTTACAAACTTATTTGCATCAAAAAGAAGAGAAACATTATTGCCACTAGTCTTTACAGCTGCATTAAGATTCATCAGTTGAAGGTAAGTCAGAACTAATGTACCGTTGCTCTTATTGTAAGAGTAGGTACCCGAATAGCTCTTTTTCCCAACTTTAGTAACGAATGAACTATCGTTGCTGAATGTAAAACTGCATGCGCCGTTCTTTATACCTACACTCGCAAACTTAGTATCTAGTTTCTTTTCGAGAGTAGAAGTTGCAATAGAAGCTCCTGCCTTCTTAACGATATTATCACTTTCCAGAGCGCAAGCCGATCCTTTGTATTTCCATGTGCCGGTAATATCAATAGCAGATGCCGATGAAGTTCCGGTTACTGCTTCTGCAATGCCGTTAAGTGTTTTGTTGTTTAAAATGTCGCCCAATGAAAATGATGACTGAGCCTTCAATGCTCCTGGTAAAAATAACATTCCCAGTAAGAGTGTTATAAGAAAACTGCTACGTTTCATACTTTCAAAAATTAATATTTTTGTTTTTCCTTTGCAAATAAACTGTTTTTCTCGGGAAAAACATCCTTATTTACCGATTTTGAATCCCACTTTAACACCTTTGCAATCGTTGAGCATGGCAGAAACAGTCTTCATTGTTTCTTCAGCAGAAGTAGATTTGCTCATGGCAGAAACCAGACTCATCATTTTGTTTGCGTCGAAAAGAAGAGCTGTTGAACCGCTTTCGGTGGCAACGCTTCCGTTTATGCTTACTGTAAGCTGAGAGTAATTCAGTGCCAGTGCTCCTGTAGCTTTGTTATAGGTATAGCTACCAGTAAATTTCTGAGTACCTACCGTATTTACAAAAGTGCCTTTCGCTGTGAAGATAAAGTTACTTCCTGCAGTAGAGAATCCGGCTTGTGAACAATATGTGTCCAGTTGCTTTTCAACCTTATCTGTTATAACCTTAGATCCTGCTTTAGTAATGGCATTGTCACTGTCGTAAGAACATGCAGCACCTTTGTATTTCCATACACCTACAATGCTTGCTGGTTTGGTTACGGCTGTTCCGCTAACTTTGTTAACCGCTTCGTTAACACTTGAACTGTTTAGGATATCACCTAATGACTGTGCGCTCATTGAGCCCGAGAATAATAGCATGCCAAATAATATGGCAGCAATAATACTGTTACGTTTCATTTTTTTATTTTCGATTAATACTGTTGTTTATGTTTTCTATATAATCCAGAATATCCATACGTCCTAGTTTATTTTCAGAAGAAGAAATAAAATAAGGTGGCAATTCTTCCCACTGATCCTGGAGTTTTTTCAGGTAACGGTTGATGTTATCTTTCAGCTTGCCCGAAGTCATTTTATCTGCCTTAGTAAAGATAATGGCAAACGGAATACCGTTCTCGCCCAACCATTCCATAAATTCCAGGTCAATCTTCTGAGGTTCCAGTCGGCTGTCGATCAACAGAAAAAGATTCGTCATCTGTTCCCGTTCCAGAATATAATCTTCAATAAGTGTGCGAATGCCTTCTTGTCCGGCTTTTCCGCGGCGGGCGTAGCCATATCCCGGTAGATCGACCAGATACCAGTTATCATTTACAATAAAATGATTGATTAACATTGTTTTTCCAGGAGTAGCGGAGGTCATTGCTAACCCTTTGCGCTTGGTAAGCATATTTATCAAACTGGATTTTCCCACGTTGGAGCGTCCGATAAATGCATATTCGGGTAAATTACTATCAGGGCATTTCGAGGCCTCTGCATTACTGATAACGAACTCTGCGCTTAAGATTTCCATATTTCTTGTTTTTATTTATTTTTCTGTGAAATTAAAAGTAGGCCGGCAAAAGTCAGTGCTCCATTGAACATCAACATTTCGTAACCGAACTTATATCCTGTGTGTTCTTCTACTAAAGAACTAATTGTGTAACAAATTACGGGCGATGCAACCGCCACATAAGGCACATATTTATCACGTGGTTGCAGGCGGGTAAATAATCCGAAGGCGAACAGACCAAGCAATGGGCCGTATGTGTATGATGCTATGGTATAAATGGCATCAATTACGCTTTTATTATTAACGATCTGGAATATGATGATAACCAATACCAGTGCAATGGACATTCCAAAGTGCACGCGTCGGCGTTTTCTGGTAGCTACCTCTTCACTCTCTTTGCCAATTCCTAAAATATCTACGCAGAAACTGGTGGTAAGCGAGGTCAGTGCAGAATCCGAACTGCTGAAGGAAGCTGCAATAATTCCAATAGAGAAAAGAACCAGAACCGATGGACCAAGATATCCCTGCGCAGCAAACATGGGAAGAATGTCATCGGCCAGTGCGGGAAGGGTAAGATTCATGCTTTGTCCAAGCACTAACAACAGGATGCCCAGGCAGAGAAAAAGGAAGTTAACCGGAATAAATGAGAATCCGTAACAATACATATTCTTCTGAGCCTCTTTCAGATTCTTGCAACTTAAGTTCTTCTGCATCATATCCTGGTCGAGCCCTGTCATAACAATAACGATAAATATTCCGCTAAAGAACTGTTTAAAGAAGTTCTGTCTTGATTGCCAGTCGTTAAACTCGAATATCCGAAAGTGTTCGTTGTGCTGAATGGTAGATACCACACCACCAAAATCGAGATGCAATATTTGTGCTGTCTCAACTATAATAAGAATCAGAGCAGCCAGCAGGCAGAAAGTAAGTACGGTATCAGTCCAGATAATAGTCTTAATCCCGCTTTTCTTCGTGTAAAGCCATATAAGAAAAACAGTTACCGCGGCAATGCTCCAGAAAGGAATGT
Proteins encoded in this window:
- a CDS encoding TolC family protein translates to MFFLFLFVSQIIFSQEQQKKWDLATCIKYAMEQNIQIKKSKIAFDESKEDTKTARAAMFPSLSFSSSHNLVTTPLNNTGTGNRSSYNGNYGLNSSLTVYDGGKRTKTITQSGIQERIQELAIDQAENNIQIAITQNYIQILYAYESVKTNQSTVNVSLAQLNRAKEMLKAGSISKADLAQLESQYSTDKYQLVLSETTLNDYKLQLKQLLELDGNKEMDLVLPELDNNSALLPLPDKMQVYSTALAIMPEIESSKLSTKTANLNVNIAKAGYMPTLSLSAGIGTSHTTGTDFTFGEQVKNGWNNSIGLSISVPIFNNRQTKSAVQKAKLKVLTSELSELDEQKTLFKTIETIYLDAVSSQTKFKAAKEKLQSTQTSYELVSEQFNLGMKNTVELLTEKNNLLSAQQEVLQAKYMTILNTKLLNFYQGEELSLNN
- a CDS encoding DUF4492 domain-containing protein, which codes for MVKRNCMVRIFYFYLEGFRSMTLGKTLWAIIIIKLFILFFILKLFFFPNFLGKQKTEEQKQNYVGNELINRARP
- a CDS encoding cytochrome ubiquinol oxidase subunit I, which gives rise to MIESIDVSLIDWSRAQFALTAMYHWLFVPLTLGLAVIMGIMETLYYKTGKEFWQKTAKFWMKLFGINFAIGVATGIILEFEFGTNWSNYSWFVGDIFGAPLAIEGILAFFMESTFIAVMFFGWNKVSKGFHLASTWLTGIGATLSAWWILVANAWMQNPVGMTFNPDTVRNEMMDFFAVAFSPVALSKFLHSVLSGWILGAIFVVGISAWFLLKKRHHEFAIASMKISAIVGLVASLLVAWTGDSSAYLVAQTQPMKLAAMEGFYDGQNGAPLVAAGVLNPNKETYNDGVRPFIVDIKMPKVLSFLATRDLNAYVPGIKNIIEGGYKLSDGTTAISAADKIAMGKTAISALGAYRAAMKAGNKEDAMFCRKVLKDNIQYFGYGYIKDVNELIPNVTLTFYAFRIMVILGGYFILFFALVLFFAYRKNLAEMKWMHWISILTIPLGYIAGQAGWVVAEVGRQPWAIQDMLPTSASISKLDVGSVQTTFFIFLFLFTVMLIAEIGIMLKEIKKGPEA
- a CDS encoding cytochrome d ubiquinol oxidase subunit II, with protein sequence MNTTYIFLQQYWWFIISLLGALLVFLLFVQGGNSLLFQVAKTDEQRKLLVNSTGRKWEFTFTTLVTFGGAFFASFPLFYSTSFGGAYWLWMIILFSFILQAVSYEFQSKAGNLLGKKTYQIFLVINGVVGPVLLGGAVATFFTGSNFYINKDNMADQLMPVISSWTNGSHGLDALLNLWNVCLGLAVFFLARVLGLLYFTNNIDDKELNPRFHKALLPNALLFLVFFLAFAVYVLLKDGFAVNPQTRMIVMEPYKYLTNFIELPAVLISFLAGVVLVLFGIIKSFFDSKFKSGIWFTGFGTVLTVLALFLCAGLNNTAYYPSNADLQSSLTLANSSSSLFTLKTMAFVTILVPFVVAYIFYAWRAIDNKKIDSQELKEEDHSY
- a CDS encoding DNA-deoxyinosine glycosylase, encoding MITCFSPIIDKDTTRIVVGTMPSVDSLRFGEYYGNSRNQFWKILFAVFEGGRVPADYEDKVATAHRHGIGLWDILASCKREGSLDSNIKEESLNDFPALLKEHSNVKMLIFNGQNSYKYFMKAYGQLPGIEYRVMPSTSPANAMKNFEAKQKEWEVALVS
- a CDS encoding riboflavin synthase — its product is MFSGIIEEYAEVVAVVKDRENLHITMNCSFVNELKIDQSVSHNGVCLTVVSKTDDTYTVTAMKETIDRSNIGLFKAGDKVNVERSMMMNGRLDGHIVQGHVDQTATCVAVDEVGGSWTYTFKYAFDKEMAKRGYITVDKGSVTVNGVSLTVCNPTEDTFQVNIIPYTYEYTNFHTFEVGTIVNLEFDIIGKYISRMIQYK
- a CDS encoding nitroreductase family protein — encoded protein: MKDFLELVKARQSDRAYDMTRDVEPEKLERVLEAARLAPSACNAQPWKFVAITDKELSKEVGKATAGLGMNKFAKEAPVQILVVEESANISSLLGGKVKDKHFPLIDVGIAAAHITLAAESEGLGSCILGWFDEKKIKSLTGIPAGKRLLLVITIGYSAKPKRPKLRKEKSKVISFNKY
- a CDS encoding DUF4923 family protein codes for the protein MKRSSFLITLLLGMLFLPGALKAQSSFSLGDILNNKTLNGIAEAVTGTSSASAIDITGTWKYKGSACALESDNIVKKAGASIATSTLEKKLDTKFASVGIKNGACSFTFSNDSSFVTKVGKKSYSGTYSYNKSNGTLVLTYLQLMNLNAAVKTSGNNVSLLFDANKFVKLVTYLSKTSSKTSIKTLAALLNSYDGAKVGFKLEK
- a CDS encoding DUF4923 family protein, which gives rise to MKRNSIIAAILFGMLLFSGSMSAQSLGDILNSSSVNEAVNKVSGTAVTKPASIVGVWKYKGAACSYDSDNAITKAGSKVITDKVEKQLDTYCSQAGFSTAGSNFIFTAKGTFVNTVGTQKFTGSYTYNKATGALALNYSQLTVSINGSVATESGSTALLFDANKMMSLVSAMSKSTSAEETMKTVSAMLNDCKGVKVGFKIGK
- the yihA gene encoding ribosome biogenesis GTP-binding protein YihA/YsxC, whose product is MEILSAEFVISNAEASKCPDSNLPEYAFIGRSNVGKSSLINMLTKRKGLAMTSATPGKTMLINHFIVNDNWYLVDLPGYGYARRGKAGQEGIRTLIEDYILEREQMTNLFLLIDSRLEPQKIDLEFMEWLGENGIPFAIIFTKADKMTSGKLKDNINRYLKKLQDQWEELPPYFISSSENKLGRMDILDYIENINNSINRK
- a CDS encoding sodium:solute symporter, with product MNSYYILLTIALYFGILLIIARITGRKGGSNAAFFKGENKSPWYIVSFGMIGASISGVTFVSVPGMVRGIDMTYMQTVFGFFFGYLIVAHILLPLYYKLNLTSIYTYLGTRIGNRAYKTGASFFLLSRLVGAAAKLYLVCLILYTYVFQHWDIPFWSIAAVTVFLIWLYTKKSGIKTIIWTDTVLTFCLLAALILIIVETAQILHLDFGGVVSTIQHNEHFRIFEFNDWQSRQNFFKQFFSGIFIVIVMTGLDQDMMQKNLSCKNLKEAQKNMYCYGFSFIPVNFLFLCLGILLLVLGQSMNLTLPALADDILPMFAAQGYLGPSVLVLFSIGIIAASFSSSDSALTSLTTSFCVDILGIGKESEEVATRKRRRVHFGMSIALVLVIIIFQIVNNKSVIDAIYTIASYTYGPLLGLFAFGLFTRLQPRDKYVPYVAVASPVICYTISSLVEEHTGYKFGYEMLMFNGALTFAGLLLISQKNK